Proteins from a single region of Chrysemys picta bellii isolate R12L10 chromosome 9, ASM1138683v2, whole genome shotgun sequence:
- the LOC135973363 gene encoding trichohyalin-like encodes MQADNRKRAPAWTVREVLDLIAVWGEDSVLAELRSKRQNAKTFEKISKGMMERGHNRDSDQCRVKVKELRQAYQKTKEANGRSGSEPRTCRFYAELHAILGGAATTTPPVIVDSGSGIVSSATPEDSANGGEEEEEEEELAESTQHSVLPNSQDLFLTLTEVPSQPSQASTQDSDPMEGTSAAANSSSLPPPSRRLSQIRRRKKRTRDEMFSEIMESSRSDRAHLNEWKETVSKYRKEASEREDRRDQREDMRDQREDRRDQREERRDQREERRDDRDKRWRQEDQRRQDATLGLLREQTDMLRRLVELQERLQENRLPLQPLFHPPPSPCSVSSSLRRVRTRGGGGEAPYTFPFHPSRQPKQKAVIFLTFS; translated from the exons atgcaggctgataatcgaaaaagagcaccagcatggaccgtacgggaggtactggatctgatcgctgtatggggagaggattcagtgcttgcagaacttcgttctaaaagacaaaatgccaaaacttttgaaaaaatctccaagggcatgatggagagaggccacaatagggactcagatcagtgccgcgtgaaagtcaaggagctcagacaagcctatcaaaaaacaaaggaggcaaacggtcggtccgggtcagagccacggacatgtcgcttctacgccgagctgcatgcaattctagggggggctgccaccactaccccacctgtgatcgtggattccgggtcggggatagtctcatcagctacacctgaggattctgccaatgggggagaggaggaggaggaggaggaggagcttgcagagagcacacagcactccgttctccccaacagccaggatctttttctcaccctgactgaagtaccctcccaaccctcccaagccagtacccaagactctgaccccatggaagggacctcag cagctgcaaattcctcaagcctccctcctccatcccgaaggctatcacagataaggcgtcgtaagaagagaacgcgagacgagatgttttctgaaattatggaatccagccgcagtgacagagctcatctgaatgagtggaaggaaacggtttcaaagtataggaaagaagccagtgaacgtgaggacaggagggaccaacgtgaggacatgagggaccaacgtgaggacaggagggaccaacgtgaggagaggagggaccaacgtgaggagaggagagacgatcgagataagaggtggcggcaggaagatcagaggaggcaggatgcaacgctggggctgctgcgtgagcaaacagacatgctccggcgtctggtggagcttcaggaacggctgcaggaaaacagactgccgcttcagcccctgttccaccctcccccctccccatgttccgtatcctcctcactcagacgtgtaagaacgcgggggggcgggggggaggctccgtacaccttcccattccaccccagtagacagcccaagcaaaaggctgtcatttttttaaccttttcttag